The proteins below are encoded in one region of Methanosarcinales archaeon:
- a CDS encoding glycosyltransferase, whose product MTSNPLISVIVAVYNGAKTLQRCIDSVSDQTYLNKELIIIDGGSTDGTVELIKSNQDNITYWQSEPDNGIYHAWNKALGHTTGDWICFLGSDDYLWSRTVFEEMMPHMIKAESQGILMVYGQVARVTEDDEISCIDGFSWDYTWRSIIIDGIGTFTHQGMFHHRSLFERYGKFDESFKIAGDYELLIRAFKEGGDALFINGLIVTGMQTGGIT is encoded by the coding sequence ATGGTGCCAAAACCTTACAGCGTTGTATTGATAGTGTATCTGATCAGACTTATCTCAATAAAGAGCTTATTATCATTGATGGAGGTTCTACAGATGGTACGGTAGAACTTATTAAATCCAATCAAGATAACATCACTTACTGGCAATCAGAACCGGATAACGGTATTTACCATGCATGGAATAAAGCACTGGGTCATACCACCGGAGATTGGATATGTTTCCTGGGATCTGATGATTATCTTTGGAGCAGGACTGTATTTGAAGAGATGATGCCACATATGATCAAAGCGGAATCTCAGGGTATACTGATGGTGTATGGGCAGGTTGCAAGAGTAACAGAAGATGATGAGATAAGTTGTATTGATGGTTTTTCGTGGGATTACACCTGGAGGAGCATAATTATAGATGGAATAGGCACTTTTACGCATCAAGGGATGTTTCACCATCGCAGCCTCTTTGAACGCTACGGAAAGTTTGATGAATCTTTCAAAATAGCAGGAGATTATGAACTGCTAATCAGGGCGTTTAAGGAAGGGGGAGATGCTCTTTTTATAAATGGGTTGATTGTTACAGGAATGCAAACTGGAGGAATTAC